TAAACGCTACCAACCCCGTTCCCCGGCCATGGCTGCCCATCTCACTGACCGCATTTGGTCTATCTCTGACATCCTTCGCCATCAGGTCTTTCCATCCAGCCACCGGTGATAATCTCAAATGACTACCTAGACTTGCCACCAATCAGCTTTGAAAAAGTGTTCTCGTAATATGTTATAAGCCGATTTTCGATTGACGTCCTTAAACGGCGGTATTGTATCGGTCGGCCACTTGAAGTAATCCAGCCAGTATCTTGATACTAGGAATTCGACAAGCTGGGTATCCTGGTGTTTGTAATCTAGATAACTCGTATACCGCCACTTATCAAAAATTTCTAACTGAAGAACGCTCCAGAGGCGATTCTTGAGCTCATCATCCATAGATTCTCTTTGAAATGCCTTCTGAAGTGGCCTAATGCCCTTGCGCTGTGAGAAAAGTGCCATGTGCAACATATTTTACTTCAAGGGAAGGTTCTATCGCCGCACCACCATCGCCACCCCCACCGCCGCAAGCCCCATGCCCAGCAGGGCCCATCCCCCCAGCCGCTCGCCAAACAAAAAGTAGGCTTCCAGCGCGGTAGCGGGCGGCACCAGGTAGAACAGGCTGGCCACCGTGCTGGCCGAGTTGTGGCGGATCAGGTACATCAGGAGCAAAATGGCCCCAATCGAGAGCACCAGCACCAGCCAGGCCATGGCCAGGGTGAACTGAAGCGTCCACTGGATGTGCATGGTCTCGCGGAACAGCAGGCTCATTACAAAAAGCCCCGCCGAGGCCGCGATGTACTGCACCACCGTCCCGCCCACCAGGGGCATCTGCACCGCAAAGCGCTTCTGGTAGAGGGTACCCAGGGTGGTCGAGAGCAAGGCCAGCACAATGGCCACAAAGGCCGAGGGCTCTATGGAGAGCAGGTGGGCCGAGAGGGCTTTCTCCCCCACCACCAGCCCCACCCCCACAAAGCCCAGTAGCAGCCCGGCCCACTGCACCCCGCTCACCCGCTCACGCAGCAAAAACTGCGCCAGAACGGCGGTCAGGATGGGCTGCAAGCCCACAATCAGCGCCGCCAGGCCCGCCGGGAGGCCCCCCCTGATGGCAAAGAACACCCCGCCCAGGTAGCCCGCGTGCAGCAAAAGCCCCGAGACGCCAATGTGCAGGTTCAGCACCCAGCCACGGGGCCAGGGGGAGCGCAGCACAGCAGCCAGGGCCGTCAGGAGCCCCACCACGATGACCATCCGCACCCACAAAAAGGTGAAGGGCTCGGCGTAGGGCAGGCCCAGCTTGGCGCCCACAAAGCCGGTGCTCCACAGGAGCACAAACAGGATGGGGGCCAGGGTTGCGAGCCGCACCCTAAACCCCCATCCATTGCAAGAGCCACAGCGCCCCCATCCCCACCACCAGCGTGAACAGGATGTTGCGGAAGCGCCAGGCCACCAGGGCCGCAATCATGCCCGCTAGCAAGCGCTCGTTGTCCAGCCCAATAGCCCACTGGCCGCCGGGGGCCAGCAGGGCCGGAAACACCAGGCCGGCCAGGGTAGCGGCGGGCACATAGCGCAGGGCCTGTTGCAGATTGGGGGGTAGCTGGAAGCGCTCCAGCATCACCAGGGGCACGTAGCGCAGCGCAAAGGCAATCAGGGTCATGCCCAGCAGGGTGATCCAGCGCTCGAGGTCACCCATCCCGGCCCCCGCTGTTCTGCCGGTTCTCCAGCCACACCCCCGCCCAGATGCCCACAATGGCCCCAATAAAGAGCCCCGAGCGGTAGGGCAGGCCGATCAGGGCCGTAGAGACCAGCCCCCCCACCAGGGCGGCGGCCAGGCTGGGGCGGTTCTGCACTGCCGGCACCAGCAGCACCAGAAAACACAGCGGCACCGCGAAGTCCAGCGCCCAGGCTTCGGGCAGACGCGCCCCCAGCAGCGCTCCCAGGTAGGTAGCGACCACCCAGTTCAGCCACAACACCGCGCCAATCCCCAGATAAAACCAGGGCGTGAGGCGCGGGCCCAGCACCCCGTACTGGCCCAGGGCCAGGGCGAAGTTCTGATCCACCATCAAAAAAGCGGCCAGCCATTTCATGCGCCCAGACAGGGTTTCCAGGGGCCGGGCCA
The nucleotide sequence above comes from Meiothermus sp. CFH 77666. Encoded proteins:
- a CDS encoding AzlC family ABC transporter permease, translating into MSPPSSPQAAFGRGVLISLPIAVGIVPFGLVTGIAGIKAGLSTAEVTLMSGLVFAGAAQLVALQLMGAGASIFFVWLATLVVNLRYIMYSSALARPLETLSGRMKWLAAFLMVDQNFALALGQYGVLGPRLTPWFYLGIGAVLWLNWVVATYLGALLGARLPEAWALDFAVPLCFLVLLVPAVQNRPSLAAALVGGLVSTALIGLPYRSGLFIGAIVGIWAGVWLENRQNSGGRDG
- a CDS encoding AzlD domain-containing protein, whose protein sequence is MGDLERWITLLGMTLIAFALRYVPLVMLERFQLPPNLQQALRYVPAATLAGLVFPALLAPGGQWAIGLDNERLLAGMIAALVAWRFRNILFTLVVGMGALWLLQWMGV
- a CDS encoding DMT family transporter, with product MRLATLAPILFVLLWSTGFVGAKLGLPYAEPFTFLWVRMVIVVGLLTALAAVLRSPWPRGWVLNLHIGVSGLLLHAGYLGGVFFAIRGGLPAGLAALIVGLQPILTAVLAQFLLRERVSGVQWAGLLLGFVGVGLVVGEKALSAHLLSIEPSAFVAIVLALLSTTLGTLYQKRFAVQMPLVGGTVVQYIAASAGLFVMSLLFRETMHIQWTLQFTLAMAWLVLVLSIGAILLLMYLIRHNSASTVASLFYLVPPATALEAYFLFGERLGGWALLGMGLAAVGVAMVVRR